A single genomic interval of Sinorhizobium garamanticum harbors:
- a CDS encoding monovalent cation:proton antiporter-2 (CPA2) family protein — MQTTSFLYTQALMLLGGAVLAAPIFKRLGLGTILGYLAAGILIGPVAQSITEGEEILHVSELGVVFLLFVIGLELKPSRLWQMRRDIFGLGAAQVVVTGLALSLLISFAGLLEWRGSIIAGFGLALSSTAFAMQILDESNDTNTRYGQRAFSILLLQDLAIVPLLALIPLMAAQAPEDATTPFQDFAIAVSAVAILFFAGRYLLNPLFQVIARTGARDVMIAAALLVVMGAATLMQLAGLSMAMGAFLAGVLLAESSYRHELEADIEPFRGILQALFFMAVGLSLELDVIVENYLLIIVAVPLLMLVKSLALYWLCRMTGSRHNDALRIGLLLPQGGEFGFVLFTAAAAAGVFSQGTSSLLVAIVTLSMALTPVAAMLSKRLMHEQDEMADEIEEDFEGAGADVLMIGFSRFAQIAAQILLAGGRDVTIIDHSAARVRQAATFGFRIYFGDGTRLDVLRAAGIERAKIVAVCTQKKETTDRIINLVQAEYPNARIFARSYDRLHTLELRAKGVDYELRETFESGLLFGRKTLEALGVGDDEAIAIMDDIRRRDEARLVLQEAEGITAGRDMLHSRPVRPEPLVKPKREVNHTADTEERILPSLPAEDRQQKDETLAQTD, encoded by the coding sequence ATGCAAACGACATCGTTTCTCTATACCCAGGCGCTAATGCTGCTCGGCGGCGCCGTGCTTGCGGCACCGATCTTCAAGCGCCTGGGGCTCGGCACGATTCTCGGCTATCTCGCAGCCGGTATCCTGATCGGCCCGGTCGCGCAATCAATTACCGAGGGCGAGGAGATCCTGCACGTTTCGGAACTCGGAGTCGTGTTCCTGCTCTTCGTCATCGGTCTTGAATTGAAGCCATCGCGCCTGTGGCAAATGCGGCGCGATATCTTCGGGCTGGGTGCGGCACAGGTTGTCGTGACCGGTCTCGCTTTGTCCCTGCTGATCTCGTTCGCCGGCCTTCTCGAATGGCGGGGCAGCATCATTGCCGGTTTCGGGCTTGCGCTGTCGTCGACGGCCTTTGCAATGCAGATCCTCGACGAAAGCAACGATACCAATACGCGCTACGGCCAGCGCGCCTTCTCCATCCTGCTGCTGCAGGATCTGGCGATCGTTCCGCTGCTCGCCCTGATCCCGTTAATGGCAGCGCAGGCACCGGAAGACGCGACGACGCCGTTTCAGGACTTCGCGATTGCGGTCAGCGCCGTCGCCATCCTCTTCTTCGCCGGTCGTTATCTGCTCAATCCGCTCTTCCAGGTGATCGCCCGCACTGGAGCGCGGGATGTCATGATCGCGGCCGCCCTTCTCGTCGTTATGGGCGCGGCGACATTGATGCAGCTTGCCGGCCTTTCCATGGCCATGGGTGCCTTTCTCGCTGGCGTGCTTTTGGCGGAATCGTCCTATCGCCACGAACTCGAAGCCGACATCGAGCCCTTTCGCGGCATCCTGCAGGCGCTGTTCTTCATGGCCGTCGGCCTATCGCTGGAACTCGACGTCATCGTCGAAAACTATCTCTTGATCATCGTCGCGGTGCCGTTGCTGATGCTGGTCAAGAGCCTCGCGCTCTACTGGCTTTGCCGGATGACCGGCTCGCGCCATAACGACGCGCTGCGCATCGGCCTGCTTCTGCCCCAGGGCGGCGAATTCGGCTTCGTGCTTTTCACGGCGGCGGCCGCGGCGGGGGTTTTTTCACAGGGAACCTCGTCGCTGCTCGTCGCCATCGTGACGCTGTCGATGGCGCTGACACCTGTTGCAGCCATGCTCTCGAAGCGCCTGATGCACGAGCAGGACGAGATGGCGGACGAGATTGAGGAGGACTTCGAAGGCGCTGGCGCCGATGTGCTGATGATCGGCTTCTCGCGTTTCGCACAGATTGCCGCACAGATCCTGCTCGCCGGCGGCCGCGACGTGACTATCATCGATCACTCCGCCGCGCGTGTGCGCCAGGCCGCAACCTTTGGCTTCCGCATCTATTTCGGCGACGGCACCCGGCTCGACGTGCTTAGAGCCGCCGGCATCGAGCGCGCCAAGATCGTCGCGGTCTGCACGCAGAAGAAGGAAACGACGGACAGGATCATCAATCTCGTCCAGGCCGAGTACCCGAACGCCCGCATCTTCGCCCGTTCCTACGACCGGCTGCACACGCTGGAATTGCGCGCGAAGGGCGTCGACTACGAGTTGCGCGAGACCTTCGAATCCGGCCTGCTCTTCGGTCGCAAGACGCTGGAAGCGCTGGGCGTGGGCGACGACGAAGCAATCGCCATCATGGACGATATCCGCCGTCGTGACGAAGCGCGGCTCGTTCTGCAGGAGGCCGAGGGAATCACCGCGGGCCGCGATATGCTGCACTCGCGACCCGTCCGGCCGGAGCCGTTGGTCAAGCCGAAGCGCGAGGTGAATCACACGGCCGACACGGAGGAGCGGATCCTGCCGAGCCTTCCGGCCGAAGATCGCCAGCAGAAGGACGAGACCTTGGCGCAGACCGACTGA
- a CDS encoding TldD/PmbA family protein yields the protein MSEMIDSAALEKQAAELVELARRAGADAADAVVVRGRSRSVSVRLGKVEATEASESDDFSLRVFVGRRVASVSANPGFDLKVLAERAVAMAKASPEDPYASLADSDRLATSYLDLDLFDGSEVSTEMLTEAALAAEEAALAVSGVTNSSGAGASAGMGGLVLATSHGFSGSYMATRFGRSVSAIAGEGTKMERDYDFDSSLYFDDLRTAEDIGRVAGERAVARLNPRQVPTAKNVTVVFDPRIARGFVGHLAGAINGASVARKTSFLRDMMGKQIMKAGIEVTDDPLIVRGASSRPFDGEGVSGSKLSMVEDGVLQHWFLSTSAAKELGLETNGRGVRGGPTVNPASTNLALEPGTISRDDLIKSVGTGFYVTELIGQGVNMVTGEYSRGASGFWIENGEITFPVSEVTIASNLKQMFMALTPADDIDRKFGIAAPTLAIEGMTLAGT from the coding sequence ATGTCTGAGATGATCGATTCCGCTGCTCTGGAGAAGCAAGCCGCCGAGCTCGTCGAACTCGCGCGCCGGGCAGGCGCGGACGCGGCGGATGCGGTCGTCGTACGCGGCCGCTCCCGATCCGTTTCTGTCCGCCTTGGCAAGGTCGAAGCGACGGAGGCCTCCGAAAGCGATGATTTTTCGCTCAGGGTTTTCGTCGGGCGCCGGGTTGCAAGCGTCTCGGCCAATCCTGGTTTCGATCTGAAGGTGCTTGCCGAGCGCGCGGTCGCTATGGCCAAGGCTTCACCCGAGGATCCGTACGCGTCGCTTGCGGATTCCGACCGGCTTGCGACCTCCTACCTGGATCTCGATCTGTTTGATGGCAGCGAAGTGTCGACCGAAATGCTGACGGAGGCTGCGCTTGCCGCCGAGGAGGCGGCCCTTGCCGTGTCCGGCGTCACCAACTCAAGCGGTGCCGGTGCCTCGGCCGGTATGGGCGGACTCGTTCTGGCCACCTCGCATGGCTTCTCGGGATCCTACATGGCAACCCGCTTCGGCCGCTCCGTCAGCGCCATCGCCGGCGAGGGCACGAAGATGGAGCGCGACTACGATTTCGACAGTAGCCTCTATTTCGATGATTTGCGAACGGCCGAGGACATTGGCCGTGTCGCAGGCGAACGGGCGGTCGCACGCCTGAACCCGCGCCAGGTCCCGACCGCAAAGAACGTCACCGTCGTCTTCGACCCGCGCATTGCGCGCGGTTTCGTCGGTCATCTGGCCGGTGCGATCAACGGCGCATCAGTGGCACGCAAGACGAGCTTCCTGCGCGACATGATGGGCAAGCAGATCATGAAGGCCGGCATTGAGGTGACCGATGATCCGCTGATCGTCCGCGGCGCCTCGTCACGCCCCTTCGATGGCGAGGGGGTGAGCGGTTCGAAACTGTCGATGGTCGAGGACGGCGTGCTGCAGCACTGGTTCCTGTCGACCTCGGCGGCCAAGGAACTGGGGCTTGAAACCAATGGACGCGGCGTTCGCGGCGGCCCCACGGTCAATCCCGCCTCGACCAATCTCGCCCTCGAACCCGGAACGATCTCGCGCGACGATCTGATAAAGAGCGTCGGAACGGGTTTTTACGTCACCGAGCTCATCGGCCAGGGCGTGAACATGGTGACGGGGGAATATAGCCGCGGCGCTTCAGGTTTCTGGATCGAGAACGGCGAAATCACCTTCCCCGTGTCCGAGGTAACGATTGCTTCCAATCTCAAGCAGATGTTCATGGCCCTGACGCCTGCCGATGATATCGACAGGAAATTCGGCATCGCCGCGCCGACCCTTGCCATCGAAGGCATGACGCTCGCCGGAACCTGA
- a CDS encoding patatin-like phospholipase family protein — protein sequence MRKDTLSEVAKPSARRSPSVALALGGGGARGLAHIHVIEALDEMGIRPVAIAGSSIGALMGAGMAAGMRGEEIRHHVLSTVGHRGEVLNRLWRLRPTTLSEAVSNGLHFGRFNIERVLKAFLPEAIPSRFSDLLIPLKVMVTDYYGQTERVCESGDLRKALAASAALPAVFMPVKIDGRVMIDGGIYNPIPFDHLRGLADILVAIDVVGGPDGDGRTIPSRIDSLFGTSQLMMQSIIAMKMKDGAPDILMRPDVGRFRVLDFLRAREVLAATADTREQFKRALSERIESWKDIG from the coding sequence ATGAGGAAGGATACCCTGTCTGAAGTCGCGAAACCGTCCGCGAGGCGAAGCCCCTCGGTCGCGCTGGCGCTCGGAGGCGGGGGCGCGCGGGGACTTGCGCATATCCACGTCATCGAGGCCCTCGACGAGATGGGCATTCGGCCCGTGGCGATCGCCGGCTCGTCGATCGGTGCGCTCATGGGCGCCGGCATGGCGGCCGGAATGCGCGGGGAGGAGATCCGGCACCATGTGCTGTCGACCGTCGGCCATCGCGGCGAAGTGCTCAACCGGCTGTGGCGGCTGAGGCCGACGACTCTTTCCGAGGCGGTGTCGAACGGGCTCCATTTCGGCCGGTTCAACATCGAGCGTGTCCTGAAGGCCTTTCTGCCCGAAGCGATTCCCAGCCGCTTTTCCGATCTGTTGATCCCGCTGAAGGTCATGGTGACGGACTACTACGGTCAGACGGAACGCGTTTGTGAAAGCGGTGACCTGCGTAAGGCGCTTGCCGCCTCCGCTGCCCTGCCGGCCGTGTTCATGCCGGTGAAGATCGATGGCCGCGTTATGATCGACGGCGGCATCTACAATCCGATCCCATTCGATCACTTACGCGGCCTGGCGGATATCCTCGTCGCTATTGATGTCGTCGGTGGTCCGGACGGCGACGGGCGAACGATACCGAGCCGTATCGACAGCCTGTTCGGCACGAGCCAATTGATGATGCAATCGATCATTGCGATGAAAATGAAAGACGGCGCGCCCGACATACTGATGCGCCCCGATGTCGGGCGTTTCCGTGTTCTCGATTTCCTGCGCGCCCGCGAGGTCCTGGCCGCGACGGCGGATACCAGGGAGCAGTTCAAGCGTGCGCTTTCCGAGCGGATCGAGAGCTGGAAGGATATCGGCTGA
- a CDS encoding 3'(2'),5'-bisphosphate nucleotidase CysQ, translating into MSETARPLAPAWSEDLELILAAAIAAGDTALGYFRKTFDVRWKNEGRSPVSEADLAANDILKTRLLGARPDYGWLSEETDDDESRLSRESVFVVDPIDGTRAFIAGRDLWCVSVAVVHRGQPVAAALYAPALGEIFQATRDGAALKNGAAIAVRVPERQETLKVAMAEDLVGKLASPYREEIVRVPHVPSLAYRLAMIADGRIDGTIVKRNSHDWDLAAADLILARAGGALCGLDGLPLTYNRPIVTHGILGAASKPALPALLAASRPLEPH; encoded by the coding sequence ATGTCAGAAACAGCCCGACCGCTCGCGCCTGCCTGGAGCGAGGACCTTGAGCTGATCCTCGCTGCGGCGATCGCCGCAGGCGACACGGCGCTCGGATATTTTCGCAAGACCTTTGACGTCCGCTGGAAGAACGAGGGCCGTTCTCCGGTGAGCGAAGCGGACCTCGCCGCCAACGACATCCTCAAGACAAGGTTGCTTGGTGCGCGACCCGACTATGGCTGGCTTTCCGAGGAGACCGATGATGACGAAAGCCGTCTCTCCCGGGAGAGCGTGTTCGTGGTCGATCCCATCGATGGAACGCGTGCCTTCATCGCCGGCCGTGATCTTTGGTGTGTGAGCGTCGCCGTCGTCCATCGGGGCCAGCCCGTTGCGGCCGCGCTCTATGCGCCGGCGCTCGGCGAGATCTTTCAGGCGACCCGCGACGGCGCGGCGCTAAAGAACGGCGCCGCGATCGCTGTGCGCGTGCCCGAGCGTCAGGAGACGCTAAAGGTCGCGATGGCCGAGGATCTGGTCGGCAAGCTGGCGTCGCCCTATCGCGAAGAAATCGTGCGCGTTCCGCATGTGCCGTCGCTTGCCTACCGGTTGGCTATGATCGCGGATGGACGGATCGACGGAACGATCGTGAAAAGGAACTCGCACGACTGGGATCTTGCCGCCGCCGACCTCATCCTTGCGCGGGCGGGCGGTGCGCTCTGCGGGCTCGACGGCCTGCCTTTGACCTATAATCGCCCCATTGTCACGCACGGCATTCTTGGCGCAGCTTCGAAGCCGGCGCTGCCGGCCTTGTTGGCTGCCTCCCGCCCGCTGGAGCCCCATTGA
- a CDS encoding HAD family hydrolase, whose translation MVASKTIVGILFDKDGTLLDYVKSWVPVNYELARIAAKGDEALARVLLQAGGMDPDSGYVAPDSLLAAGNTVEIATAMVGAGAPFSVEELTTLFDSLFAQSADYAVPVTDLGVFFAGLHAKGYRLGVASSDNERSIRETARRFGFDSYLHYVAGYDSGHGVKPEPGMVLAFCAATGLEPHQVAVVGDNNHDMHMGRSAGVGLTVAVLTGTGSRQSLAAASDHCLADITELEAVL comes from the coding sequence ATGGTTGCATCGAAAACCATCGTCGGCATCTTGTTCGACAAGGACGGGACGCTTCTCGACTACGTGAAGAGCTGGGTTCCGGTGAACTACGAATTGGCGCGCATCGCCGCGAAGGGCGACGAGGCGCTCGCGAGGGTGCTGCTTCAGGCGGGTGGAATGGACCCGGACAGCGGCTATGTTGCACCCGACAGCCTGCTCGCCGCCGGCAATACGGTGGAAATCGCCACCGCCATGGTTGGCGCCGGCGCGCCCTTTTCGGTCGAGGAATTGACGACGCTCTTCGACAGCCTTTTTGCGCAGTCCGCCGACTATGCCGTTCCGGTGACCGATCTCGGCGTCTTCTTTGCCGGTCTTCACGCGAAAGGCTATCGTCTCGGTGTCGCCTCGAGCGACAACGAACGGTCGATCCGGGAAACCGCCAGGCGCTTCGGCTTCGATAGTTACCTGCACTACGTTGCCGGCTATGACAGCGGCCATGGCGTCAAGCCGGAGCCGGGCATGGTGTTGGCATTCTGCGCTGCGACGGGGCTGGAGCCGCATCAGGTGGCGGTCGTCGGCGACAACAATCACGACATGCATATGGGGCGTAGTGCCGGCGTCGGTCTGACGGTCGCGGTTCTGACAGGCACCGGCTCGCGCCAATCGCTTGCCGCGGCCTCGGACCATTGCCTGGCCGACATAACGGAGCTGGAGGCGGTGCTGTAG
- a CDS encoding DUF4170 domain-containing protein, translating to MAQDSVKKQRLHLVFGGELTTLKNVEFRDLDKLDIVGIFPDYESAHAAWKAKAQMTVDNAHMRYFIVHMHRLLDPEND from the coding sequence ATGGCTCAAGACTCCGTGAAAAAGCAACGTTTGCATCTTGTCTTCGGCGGCGAACTGACGACGCTTAAGAATGTCGAATTTCGCGACCTGGACAAGCTGGATATCGTTGGCATCTTTCCCGATTACGAAAGCGCTCATGCCGCCTGGAAGGCCAAGGCGCAGATGACGGTCGACAACGCCCATATGCGCTATTTCATCGTTCATATGCATCGTCTGCTCGACCCGGAAAATGATTGA
- the waaA gene encoding lipid IV(A) 3-deoxy-D-manno-octulosonic acid transferase: MSSLRARLALSSYRWIGTAIYPLVWSYLAIRAAKGKEDPTRRRERYGYASAPRPQGPLVWFHAASVGETAAVTPLIKEIRRRGIAVVLTTGTTTSARVAAERLGSAVVHQYVPLDFKPAVSRFLDYWEPDLAIIAESEIWPMTIVELGSRHIPQVLVNGRLSDRTFARWKKRPSLAEALFENLALVIAQSDVDAERFRTLGALPVMVSGNLKVDTDAPPHDPKALKEYRQQIGTRKTWAAISTFEGEENAAATVHGALKDRTGLLTIIVPRHPERCEAIEAALVAKGLKVARRTRNDPLTPDVDIFLGDTIGEMGLYLRLTEVAFVGRSLFAEGGQNPLEPAMLGCAVLSGGNVQNFRDTYQMLAKNGSAKIVRDVEMLAKGVNYLLGNDDMRRSMIDAGLESVQQMRGALTATIKGLEPYINPLVVKARLEPRVEG, from the coding sequence ATGAGCAGTCTTCGTGCACGGCTCGCGCTTTCCAGCTATCGCTGGATCGGGACGGCGATCTATCCCCTGGTCTGGTCCTACCTCGCCATACGCGCGGCGAAAGGCAAGGAGGATCCTACACGCCGCCGCGAGCGATACGGCTACGCGAGTGCGCCGCGCCCGCAAGGGCCGCTTGTCTGGTTCCACGCAGCCAGCGTCGGGGAAACCGCGGCCGTCACACCGCTGATCAAGGAAATCCGCCGCCGCGGCATTGCCGTGGTGCTGACCACAGGTACGACGACGTCGGCGCGAGTGGCCGCTGAGCGACTGGGCTCTGCCGTCGTTCACCAATATGTGCCGCTCGATTTCAAGCCGGCTGTAAGCCGCTTCCTCGATTATTGGGAGCCGGACCTGGCGATCATTGCGGAGTCGGAGATCTGGCCGATGACGATCGTCGAACTCGGCAGCCGGCACATTCCGCAGGTCCTGGTAAACGGCCGTCTATCGGACCGGACCTTCGCGCGATGGAAAAAACGGCCCTCGCTCGCCGAGGCGCTCTTCGAGAATCTGGCGCTCGTGATCGCGCAATCCGACGTGGACGCCGAACGCTTTCGCACACTCGGCGCGCTCCCGGTCATGGTCTCCGGCAATCTCAAGGTCGACACCGACGCCCCGCCTCATGATCCGAAGGCGCTCAAGGAGTATCGCCAGCAGATCGGCACGCGTAAGACCTGGGCGGCGATCTCGACCTTCGAGGGCGAGGAGAATGCCGCGGCGACCGTTCATGGTGCGCTGAAGGACAGGACGGGTCTCCTGACGATCATCGTGCCACGCCACCCGGAGCGATGCGAAGCGATCGAGGCAGCACTGGTCGCCAAGGGATTGAAGGTCGCGCGGCGGACGCGCAACGACCCGCTGACGCCCGACGTCGACATTTTCCTCGGCGACACGATCGGCGAAATGGGTCTCTATCTGCGCCTGACCGAGGTGGCCTTCGTCGGTCGCTCGCTCTTTGCCGAAGGCGGGCAGAATCCGCTGGAGCCGGCCATGCTCGGCTGTGCGGTGCTTTCCGGCGGCAATGTCCAGAATTTCCGCGACACCTATCAGATGCTTGCCAAGAACGGCAGCGCCAAGATCGTGCGCGATGTCGAGATGCTGGCCAAGGGCGTCAACTATCTGCTCGGCAACGACGACATGCGTCGCTCGATGATCGACGCCGGTCTCGAAAGCGTGCAACAGATGCGTGGCGCGCTGACAGCGACGATCAAGGGGCTCGAGCCCTATATCAACCCGCTGGTCGTGAAGGCGCGGCTGGAGCCGCGCGTCGAAGGCTGA